The following proteins are encoded in a genomic region of Brachypodium distachyon strain Bd21 chromosome 1, Brachypodium_distachyon_v3.0, whole genome shotgun sequence:
- the LOC100832799 gene encoding suppressor of Mek1 isoform X1 — translation MPGVKKKNGQTAPAVPLQPVPMPMPHVKVFRLNDEHRWDDCGEGHVMIDYLEGSKGEVVLAVLDAEDDETMLLHVITRDDIYRKQEETFISWCDPDAGMQLSLSFQDTAACSQVWYVTYHQEERCRCFTVFKSTLDMVCKVQRKQRLGPCDSGNDAPPS, via the exons ATGCCGggggtgaagaagaagaatggccAGACGGCGCCGGCCGTGCCGCTCCAGCCCGttccgatgccgatgccg CATGTTAAAGTTTTTCGCTTGAATGATGAACACCGGTGGGACGATTGCGGAGAAGGTCATGTTATGATCGACTATCTCGAG GGCTCAAAGGGGGAAGTTGTTCTGGCAGTTCTCGATGCAGAGGATGACGAGACGATGCTTTTGCACGTTATCACACGAGATGACATCTATAGGAAGCAGGAAG AGACATTCATCTCATGGTGCGATCCTGATGCCGGTATGCAGCTCTCCTTGAGCTTCCAAGACACAGCGGCATGCTCCCAAGTATGGTATGTTACATATCATCAGGAAGAGCGCTGCCGGTGTTTCACTGTTTTTAAAAGCACGCT GGACATGGTTTGCAAAGTGCAGAGAAAACAGAGGCTTGGGCCTTGTGATAGTGGAAATGATG CTCCCCCATCGTAA
- the LOC100832799 gene encoding suppressor of Mek1 isoform X2: MPGVKKKNGQTAPAVPLQPVPMPMPHVKVFRLNDEHRWDDCGEGHVMIDYLEGSKGEVVLAVLDAEDDETMLLHVITRDDIYRKQEETFISWCDPDAGMQLSLSFQDTAACSQVWDMVCKVQRKQRLGPCDSGNDAPPS, from the exons ATGCCGggggtgaagaagaagaatggccAGACGGCGCCGGCCGTGCCGCTCCAGCCCGttccgatgccgatgccg CATGTTAAAGTTTTTCGCTTGAATGATGAACACCGGTGGGACGATTGCGGAGAAGGTCATGTTATGATCGACTATCTCGAG GGCTCAAAGGGGGAAGTTGTTCTGGCAGTTCTCGATGCAGAGGATGACGAGACGATGCTTTTGCACGTTATCACACGAGATGACATCTATAGGAAGCAGGAAG AGACATTCATCTCATGGTGCGATCCTGATGCCGGTATGCAGCTCTCCTTGAGCTTCCAAGACACAGCGGCATGCTCCCAAGTATG GGACATGGTTTGCAAAGTGCAGAGAAAACAGAGGCTTGGGCCTTGTGATAGTGGAAATGATG CTCCCCCATCGTAA
- the LOC100827335 gene encoding transcription factor GTE1, with translation MVPEDGARAAAVAAAAEEERMRPMDTEAMETPAAGEEKPALVEADAFRRQVEDIASKADVLEKKVNEVVRFYDGKKHGSGGRKAGGSGRYAANGGSHCKGMSELMRQFGGIIRTVTNHDWAEPFLKPVDVVGLQLDDYYKIITKPMDFSTIRNKMEGKDGTKYNNVREIYSDVRLIFANAMKYNDEHHDVHIMAKLLLERFEEKWLHLLPKVENEERKIKEEPNDVPSTNTSPEAAIAKLAKDTDDELNEINKQLEDLRKMVVQRCRKMTTDEKRKLGAGLCHLTPDDLSKALEMVAQDNPSFQISGEEVDLDMDAQTETTLWRLKFFVREALERQAKAAPDKTDENAKRKREICNALAKTNSKRIKKQPQ, from the exons ATGGTGCCGGAGGACGGcgcgcgagcggcggcggtagcagcggcagcggaggaggagcgaatGCGGCCCATGGATACGGAAGCGATGGAGacacccgccgccggcgaggagaagCCCGCGCTTGTGGAGGCGGACGCGTTCCGGCGCCAGGTTGAAGACATCGCCTCCAAGGCCGACGTG CTGGAGAAGAAGGTGAACGAGGTGGTAAGGTTCTACGACGGCAAGAAGCATGGCAGCGGGGGGCGGAAGGCTGGCGGTAGCGGCAGGTATGCCGCCAACGGTGGCAGCCACTGCAAAGGGATGTCCGAACTTATGCGCCAGTTCGGTGGCATCATACGCACG GTCACGAATCATGACTGGGCAGAGCCATTTCTGAAACCGGTAGACGTTGTAGGTCTTCAACTTGATGACTATTACAAG ATTATTACCAAACCCATGGACTTCTCGACCATCCGAAACAAAATGGAAGGGAAGGACGGCACCAAGTATAACAATGTCCGAGAAATCTATTCTGATGTTAGATTAATTTTTGCCAATGCAATGAAGTACAATGATGAACATCACGATGTTCACATAATGGCCAAGTTATTGCTTGAGAGATTTGAAGAAAAATGGCTCCACCTTCTCCCTAAAGTTGAGAATGAG GAGAGAAAAATTAAGGAGGAACCAAATGATGTTCCAAGCACAAACACTTCTCCAGAAGCAGCTATTGcaaaattagcaaaagataCCGATGATGAG CTAAATGAGATCAATAAGCAGCTAGAGGATCTCCGGAAAATGGTTGTTCAAAGATGCAG GAAAATGACCACAGACGAGAAGAGAAAACTCGGTGCAGGTCTCTGCCACTTAACTCCAGATGATCTTAGCAAGGCACTAGAGATGGTTGCACAAGACAATCCTAGCTTCCAAATTTCAGGCGAAGAAGTGGACCTTGACATGGATGCTCAG ACTGAGACAACTCTCTGGAGATTGAAGTTCTTTGTGAGGGAAGCATTGGAACGACAAGCTAAGGCTGCCCCTGACAAAACTGACGAAAATGCAAAAAGAAAGCGCGAGATCTGCAATGCTCTGGCCAAGACTAATTCAAAACGAATCAAGAAGCAACCTCAGTGA